The Mauremys reevesii isolate NIE-2019 linkage group 1, ASM1616193v1, whole genome shotgun sequence genome has a segment encoding these proteins:
- the LOC120395260 gene encoding olfactory receptor 52R1-like, with the protein MSDSNSTDFTNPPTFILLGIPGLEAAHVWISIPFCVIYAIATLGNFTILFIVKTELSLHGPMYYFLCMLAVTDLVLSTSILPKMLSIFWFNSREINFSACLIQMYFILSFTAIQSGVLVAMALDRYVAICNPLRHSTILTNPIVAKIGLAMVLRGAMLVLPIPLLARRWPYCRTNIISHTYCEHMAVVKLACADISLSSYYGLSVAFFVIGQDVFFIAMTYTQILRAIFSLPTKDARLKTFGTCGSHLCVILSSYIPALFSFLTHRFGHNVPLHFHILMANMYLLLPPMLNPIIYGARNQQIRDRLLQPFTHKGT; encoded by the coding sequence atgtcagattccaactcaaccgacttcaccaacccccccaccttcatcctgctgggcattcctggcctggaggcagcccatgtctggatctccatccccttctgcgtGATTTATGCCATAGCCACCTTGGgaaacttcaccatcctgttcatcgtaaagacagagctgagcctccatgggcccatgtactacttcctctgcatgctggctgtcaccgacctggtcctgtctacGTCCATcctacccaaaatgctgagcatcttctggttcaattccagggagatcaatttcagtgcctgcctcattcagatgtacttcattctcaGCTTCACTGCAATACAGTCTGGGgtcctcgtggccatggctttagatcgctatgtggccatctgcaatcccctgagacattccaccatcctgacaaaccccaTAGTGGCTAAAATTGGCCTGGCCATGGTGCTACGTGGTGCCATGCTCGTACTGCCCATTCCCTTGCTAGCGAGgaggtggccatattgcagaaccaacatcatttCCCACACGTACTGTGAGCACAtggctgtggtgaagctggcctgcgctgaCATCAGCCTCAGTAGTTACTACGGCCTCTCTGTGGCATTCTTCGTGATCGGTCAGGATGTGTTTTTTATCGCCATGACCTATACCCaaatcctcagggccatcttcagcctcccaacaaaggatgcccggctcaagacttttgggacctgcggctcccacctctgtgtcatcttaTCCTCTTACATCccagctctcttctccttcctcacacaCCGTTTTGGAcacaatgtgcccctgcatttccacattctcatggccaacatgtacctcctgctgccccccatgctaaaccccatcatctatggggcgAGGAACCAACAGATCCGGGATAGGCTACTCCAGCCctttactcataaagggacctaa
- the LOC120404302 gene encoding olfactory receptor 52R1-like → MSDSNSTDFTNPTTFILLGIPGLEAAHVWMSIPFCTMYAIAILGNFTILFIVKTEPSLHVPMYYFLCMLAITDLVLSTSIVPKMLSIFWFNSREINFSACLTQMYFILSFYVIQSGILVAMAFDRYVAICDPLRHSTILTNSVVAKIGLALVLRGAILILPYPFLARRWPYCRTNIIPNTYCEHIAVVKLACADISLSSYYSLSAAFLFIGMDMFFITVSYTQILRAIFRLPKKDARLKTFGTCGSHLCVILASYIPHFFATLTQRFGHNVVLYLRVLMAHMYLLVPPMLNPIIYGVKTQQIRDRLLQLFAHKGT, encoded by the coding sequence atgtcagattccaactcaACCGACTTCACAAACcccaccaccttcatcctgctgggcattcctggcctggaggcagcccatgtctggatgtccatccccttctgcaccatgtacgccatagccatcttggggaacttcaccatcctgttcatcgtaAAGacggagccgagcctccatgtgcccatgtactatttcctctgcatgctggccatcaccgacctggtcctgtctacatccattgtgcccaaaatgctgagcatcttctggttcaattccagggagatcaatttcagtgcatgcctcacccagatgtacttcattctcaGCTTCTATGTGATACAGTCTGGgatcctcgtggccatggcttttgatcgctatgtggccatctgcgaTCCcttgagacattccaccatcctgacaaactctgTGGTTGCCAAAATTGGCCTGGCTCTGGTGCTGCGCGGTGCCATACTCATactgccctatcccttcctggcgaggaggtggccatattgcagaaccaacatcattccAAACACGTACTGTGAGCACatagctgtggtgaagctggcctgcgccgacaTCAGCCTCAGTAGTTACTACAGCCTCTCTGCAGCATTCTTGTTTATCGGTATGGATATGTTTTTTATCACtgtgtcctatacccagatcctcagggccatctttaGACTCCCAaaaaaggacgcccggctcaagacttttgggacctgcggctcccacctctgtgtcatcttagcCTCTTACATCCCACATTTCTTCGCCACCCTCACACAACGGTTTGGGCACAATGTGGTCCTGTATTTGCGCGTTCTCATGGCACACATGTacctcctggtgccccccatgctaaaccccatcatctatggggtgaAGACCCAACAGATCCGGGAtaggctgctccagctctttgCTCATAAAGGTACCTAA
- the LOC120397848 gene encoding olfactory receptor 52B2-like, which translates to MSDSNSTDFTNPTTFILLGIPGLETAHVWMSIPFCTMYTVAIFGNFTILFIIKTEPSLHGPMYYFLCMLAITDLVLSTSMVPKMLSIFWFYSREINFSACLTQMYFILSFFLIQSGILVAMAFDRYVAICDPLRHSTTLTNTVVAKISLAVVLRGIMLILPHPFLARRWPYCRTNIIPNTYCEHIAVVKLACADISLSSYYSFSVAFFVISMDVLFIALSYTQILRAIFRLPTKDARLKTFGTCGSHLCVILAFYIPHVFAALTQRFGHNVPLHLRVLMANMYLLVPPMLNPIIYGVRIQQIRDRLLQLFAHKGT; encoded by the coding sequence atgtcagattccaactcaaccgacttcaccaaccccaccaccttcatcctgctgggcattcctggcctggagacaGCCCATGTCTGGATGTCCATCCCCTTCTGTACAATGTACACCGTAGCCATCTttgggaacttcaccatcctgttcattatAAAGacagagccgagcctccatggcCCCATGtattatttcctctgcatgctggccatcaccgacctggtcctgtctacatccatggtgcccaaaatgctgagcatcttctggttctattccagggagatcaatttcagtgcctgcctcacccagatgtacttcattctcaGCTTCTTTTTGATACAGTCTGGgatcctcgtggccatggcttttgatcgctatgtggccatctgcgatcccctgagacattccaccacccTGACAAACACTGTGGTTGCCAAAATTTCCCTGGCCGTGGTGCTACGTGGCATCATGCTCATACTGCCCCATCCTTTCCTGGCAAGgaggtggccatattgcagaaccaacatcattccAAACACGTACTGCGAGCACatagctgtggtgaagctggcctgcgccgacaTCAGCCTCAGTAGTTACTACAGCTTCTCTGTGGCATTCTTCGTTATCAGTATGGATGTGCTTTTTATCGCCttgtcctatacccagatcctcagggccatcttcagactcccaacaaaggatgcccggctcaagacttttgggacctgcggctcccacctctgtgtcatcttagccttttacatcccacATGTCTTTGCCGCCCTCACACAACGATTTGGGcacaatgtgcccctgcatttGCGCGTTCTAATGGCAAACATGTacctcctggtgccccccatgctaaaccccatcatctatggggtgaggaTCCAACAGATCCGGGAtaggctgctccagctctttgctcataaagggacctaa